A window of the Thermoleophilia bacterium SCSIO 60948 genome harbors these coding sequences:
- a CDS encoding winged helix DNA-binding domain-containing protein, protein MRTLDLVQSRLARQRLSSAPLDSPLAAVDLLLAVQAQEYEESKWSLSQRSGDPSEEEVEALIASGALLRTHIMRPTWHLVLPADIGWVQRLTGPRVHVANRASYNRVGHSDDDLRRADEAIAAALSDGEPRTRRELGTAIEAAGLEDCEKGERLTHAVIHAELECLIASGPRRGKQFTYLPVSEETRASGPSDDAALAELGRRYLRGHAPARARDLSWWSGLTLTQARRSFELLGDEIERLPGAEVTDAEAWWTPIGDIGTGAEALRRALLLGSFDESHIAYREPRAVTRVDLRLGFDFERPVLLDGEVVAGWRRVRARDAVEVTITPFAALSRAKRALIRAEAERFARFLGLELELVVAEPGMSKRR, encoded by the coding sequence GTGAGGACGCTCGATCTCGTCCAATCCCGGCTCGCGCGTCAGCGGCTCAGCTCGGCGCCGCTCGACTCGCCGCTCGCGGCAGTCGATCTGCTGCTCGCGGTCCAGGCACAGGAGTACGAGGAATCGAAGTGGTCGCTGTCGCAGCGCTCGGGCGACCCGAGCGAGGAGGAGGTCGAAGCGCTCATCGCCTCGGGGGCACTGCTGCGCACCCACATCATGCGCCCGACCTGGCACCTCGTCCTCCCCGCCGACATCGGCTGGGTCCAGCGACTGACCGGACCGCGGGTCCACGTCGCCAACCGCGCGAGCTACAACCGCGTCGGGCACTCCGACGACGACCTGAGGCGAGCCGACGAGGCGATCGCCGCCGCCCTCTCGGACGGCGAGCCGCGCACACGTCGCGAGCTGGGCACCGCGATCGAGGCGGCGGGGCTCGAGGACTGCGAGAAGGGCGAGCGGCTGACCCACGCGGTGATCCACGCCGAGCTCGAGTGTCTGATCGCCAGCGGGCCGCGGCGCGGCAAGCAGTTCACCTACCTGCCGGTCAGCGAGGAGACCCGTGCCTCCGGTCCGAGCGACGACGCAGCGCTCGCGGAGCTCGGCCGGCGCTACCTGCGAGGCCATGCGCCGGCCCGCGCACGGGATCTCTCGTGGTGGTCGGGCCTGACGCTGACGCAGGCCCGCCGATCGTTCGAGCTGCTCGGCGACGAGATCGAACGGCTGCCGGGTGCGGAGGTGACCGACGCCGAGGCGTGGTGGACTCCCATCGGCGACATCGGGACGGGTGCCGAGGCCCTGCGACGGGCTCTTCTCCTCGGCTCGTTCGACGAGAGCCACATCGCCTACCGCGAACCTCGCGCTGTGACCCGGGTCGATCTGCGGCTCGGATTCGACTTCGAGCGCCCCGTCCTTCTCGACGGCGAGGTCGTCGCCGGCTGGCGGCGGGTCAGGGCGCGCGACGCGGTCGAGGTGACGATCACCCCGTTCGCGGCGCTCTCACGCGCGAAGCGCGCCCTCATACGGGCCGAGGCCGAACGCTTCGCGCGCTTCCTGGGCCTCGAGCTGGAGCTCGTCGTGGCCGAGCCGGGGATGTCGAAGCGGCGCTGA
- a CDS encoding pyridoxal-phosphate dependent enzyme: MAIVLNMGLAPGDVAPPSDIARTFHAQAEGGAPTPLREAGRLAAELGFDSLAVKDESKRMGLPAFKILGASWAIERAIRRAPGATTLLAASAGNHGRAVAREAARRGLGCRVYLPARSAAERREAIRGEGAEVVVVDGDYEQAVVLAATAADGRESIEIADVGDSDPARDVIDGYATLFAELGEQHEPPLDVLLVPVGVGSLGAAAARFAIPRNAHVIAVEPESAACLAASIERGAPVRIATPGTTMAGMDCAEVSAGAWPDLRAGVSAVITVGESELPWAAAELRAIGIEPGECSAAALAAARSLASEEAAPTRMALSLPRALRAVAIATEGPTSGRVG; the protein is encoded by the coding sequence GTGGCGATCGTCCTCAACATGGGGCTGGCCCCGGGAGACGTCGCGCCGCCGAGCGACATCGCCCGGACATTCCATGCCCAGGCTGAGGGCGGTGCGCCGACGCCGCTCCGGGAGGCCGGGCGGCTCGCCGCGGAGCTCGGCTTCGACTCGCTCGCGGTGAAGGACGAGTCGAAGCGGATGGGCCTACCCGCCTTCAAGATCCTCGGCGCCTCGTGGGCGATCGAACGCGCGATCCGGCGTGCGCCGGGTGCCACGACGCTGCTCGCCGCGAGCGCCGGCAACCACGGCCGAGCGGTCGCCCGCGAGGCCGCGCGACGCGGCCTCGGATGCCGCGTGTACCTGCCCGCGAGGTCGGCGGCCGAGCGTCGTGAGGCGATCCGCGGCGAGGGCGCCGAGGTCGTGGTCGTAGACGGCGATTACGAGCAGGCGGTCGTGCTCGCGGCGACGGCCGCGGATGGGCGCGAGTCGATCGAGATCGCCGACGTGGGGGACTCGGATCCGGCACGCGACGTCATCGACGGCTACGCGACGCTGTTCGCCGAGCTCGGCGAGCAGCACGAGCCGCCGCTCGACGTCCTGCTGGTCCCGGTCGGCGTCGGTTCGCTCGGCGCCGCGGCGGCGCGCTTCGCCATCCCTCGCAACGCACACGTGATCGCGGTGGAGCCCGAGTCCGCGGCGTGTCTCGCGGCGTCGATCGAACGCGGAGCACCGGTGCGGATCGCAACCCCGGGGACGACGATGGCCGGGATGGACTGCGCCGAGGTCTCGGCCGGCGCGTGGCCCGATCTGCGGGCGGGAGTCAGCGCCGTGATCACCGTCGGCGAGTCCGAGCTGCCGTGGGCGGCCGCCGAGCTCAGGGCGATCGGGATCGAACCAGGGGAGTGCTCCGCGGCGGCGCTGGCTGCGGCGAGGAGTCTCGCCTCCGAGGAGGCGGCTCCGACGCGAATGGCGTTGTCGCTGCCTCGCGCGCTGCGCGCCGTCGCGATCGCCACCGAAGGGCCGACAAGCGGCCGGGTCGGCTGA